The following are encoded in a window of Natranaeroarchaeum aerophilus genomic DNA:
- a CDS encoding agmatinase family protein: MARAEPEEKFRDRDSPGYSGVKTFLGADTAEPEEIDDSVDAAVYGVPYDGAVSNKPGTRYGPEALRAATARRGSYTFESDRESYNIATDRSAAYDEITFRDCGDAPVVPNDIEATYESVVEFSETVSEQTMPIMIGGDHYLTYPAFVGYANAVEDDVGLIHLDAHTDTWGESDLYGEHYHGSPMARIDETEYGGYENHAMVGIRGHADMEFLDIVDDEGLYVDFARDVHEKGIEACIEGAIEHATDGVDQVYLTMDIDVVDPSFAPGTGTPSPGGITSNDFLRAADLLGECDAIGAVDLVEVLPTEDPAGTTSLVGATALTRFLESYFYEDTQ, encoded by the coding sequence ATGGCCAGAGCTGAGCCAGAAGAGAAGTTCAGAGATCGTGATAGTCCGGGCTACTCCGGTGTCAAAACGTTTCTGGGGGCCGATACCGCCGAACCAGAGGAGATAGACGACAGTGTCGACGCGGCAGTGTACGGTGTCCCCTACGATGGAGCAGTATCGAACAAGCCCGGAACCCGGTACGGCCCGGAGGCGCTCCGCGCGGCAACTGCCCGTCGGGGATCCTACACCTTCGAGTCCGACAGGGAATCCTACAACATCGCGACGGATCGAAGTGCGGCCTACGACGAGATCACGTTTCGTGACTGTGGCGACGCGCCGGTCGTTCCGAACGATATCGAGGCTACCTACGAGTCCGTCGTCGAGTTTTCCGAAACCGTGTCTGAACAGACGATGCCGATCATGATCGGCGGCGATCATTATCTCACGTACCCGGCGTTCGTCGGCTACGCCAACGCCGTCGAGGACGATGTCGGCCTGATCCATCTCGATGCTCACACGGACACCTGGGGGGAGAGCGACCTCTACGGCGAACACTACCACGGCTCGCCGATGGCCCGGATCGACGAGACGGAGTACGGCGGCTACGAAAACCACGCGATGGTCGGGATCCGGGGCCATGCTGACATGGAGTTCCTCGATATCGTCGACGACGAGGGACTGTACGTGGACTTCGCGAGAGATGTCCACGAGAAGGGGATCGAAGCGTGTATCGAAGGGGCAATCGAGCACGCGACCGACGGTGTCGATCAGGTGTATCTGACGATGGACATCGACGTCGTTGATCCGTCGTTCGCACCCGGAACCGGAACACCATCGCCCGGCGGGATCACCAGTAACGACTTCCTCCGGGCTGCGGACCTGCTCGGCGAGTGCGACGCGATCGGTGCCGTCGATCTCGTGGAAGTGCTGCCGACGGAGGATCCTGCCGGAACGACCTCACTGGTGGGTGCGACCGCTCTCACGCGATTCCTGGAATCGTACTTCTACGAGGACACCCAGTAG
- a CDS encoding agmatinase family protein: MATNSGSDAEQQPTDAEDDETTSDSYPTSYGGIHTFLRAPACEPSELTADVDVGFVGIPFDGGVTREPGARHGPSALRKSSAWQGRRFHSDRESVSLPTERTANYSDVTLRDCGDAPVVPNDIEATAEKVTEYMESVAAKTMPVMLGGDHYLTYPAFVGYANTVEDDVGLIHLDAHSDTSDDSDLYGKHYHGSPMARIDESEYGSYDNHAMIGIRGHSRPSFLDILEERDLYVDYASDVHDKGIEASVQGAIDHVTENVDHVYLTMDIDVVDPGFAPGTGTPEHGGLTSNQFLRAVDRLGACDAIGAADLVEVAPRLDTGNTTSLLGSNAVSRLLEAKFYESM; encoded by the coding sequence ATGGCAACGAACTCCGGATCGGACGCAGAACAACAGCCCACCGACGCGGAAGACGACGAGACGACCTCGGATTCGTATCCGACGAGCTACGGCGGCATACACACGTTCCTTAGAGCGCCAGCGTGTGAACCATCGGAACTGACGGCGGACGTCGACGTTGGGTTCGTCGGCATCCCTTTCGATGGTGGCGTCACCCGCGAACCCGGCGCTCGTCACGGACCGTCGGCCTTGCGCAAATCGAGCGCCTGGCAGGGCCGTCGGTTTCACTCGGACAGGGAATCGGTATCGCTCCCCACCGAGCGGACGGCCAACTACAGCGACGTGACGCTCAGAGATTGCGGCGACGCGCCAGTCGTCCCAAACGACATCGAAGCGACCGCCGAGAAGGTGACGGAGTACATGGAGTCAGTCGCTGCGAAGACGATGCCGGTGATGCTCGGCGGCGATCATTATCTCACGTATCCGGCGTTCGTCGGTTACGCGAACACTGTCGAGGACGACGTTGGCCTGATCCATCTCGATGCTCACTCGGATACGTCTGATGACAGTGATCTCTATGGAAAACACTACCACGGCTCGCCGATGGCTCGGATCGACGAGTCGGAGTATGGCAGCTACGACAACCACGCCATGATCGGTATCCGTGGCCACTCACGCCCCTCGTTTCTCGATATTCTCGAGGAGCGCGACCTCTACGTTGACTACGCGAGCGACGTTCACGACAAAGGGATCGAGGCGAGCGTACAGGGTGCGATCGACCACGTCACCGAGAACGTGGATCACGTCTACCTGACGATGGACATCGATGTCGTCGATCCCGGCTTTGCACCGGGCACTGGCACCCCGGAACACGGCGGATTGACCAGTAACCAGTTCCTGCGCGCTGTCGACCGGCTTGGCGCGTGTGATGCCATCGGTGCTGCCGATCTGGTCGAGGTCGCACCACGACTGGACACCGGCAACACGACCTCACTTCTCGGATCGAACGCGGTGAGCCGGTTGCTCGAAGCGAAGTTCTACGAATCCATGTGA
- a CDS encoding SDR family NAD(P)-dependent oxidoreductase: MRLDNKTVLITGSGSGIGRASALRCAEEGATVISTDVDGDAAAETADEIREAGGTADEYEFDVTDADAFRAAVEEVAETHGLDVLVNNAGIGQPPGRIEDVDESVLDYVIDVNLKGPWNGTHAALPIMREQGGGTIVNMASLAGQLGFPYQSVYALTKAAVINFTRATAAEAGPDGVRANAICPGFIDTQLTDAYFAGRSDPEAAREEMIRDYPLQRLGEAEEIADCVVFLASEESSFVTGHALTADGGYSIS; encoded by the coding sequence ATGCGACTCGATAACAAGACAGTTCTTATCACGGGATCGGGCTCGGGAATCGGCCGCGCGAGCGCGCTCCGCTGTGCCGAGGAGGGTGCGACGGTGATCTCGACGGACGTGGACGGCGACGCCGCCGCCGAGACTGCCGACGAGATCCGCGAGGCGGGCGGGACCGCCGACGAGTACGAGTTCGACGTGACCGACGCCGACGCGTTCCGGGCGGCAGTCGAGGAGGTCGCGGAGACACACGGGCTCGACGTACTGGTCAACAACGCCGGGATCGGCCAGCCGCCGGGCAGGATCGAGGACGTCGACGAGTCCGTGCTCGATTACGTGATCGACGTCAATCTCAAGGGGCCGTGGAACGGGACACACGCAGCCCTGCCGATCATGCGAGAACAGGGGGGCGGAACGATCGTCAACATGGCCTCGCTGGCCGGGCAACTTGGCTTTCCCTACCAGTCGGTGTACGCCCTGACGAAGGCTGCTGTCATCAACTTCACCCGGGCGACCGCGGCCGAAGCCGGACCAGACGGCGTCCGGGCGAACGCGATCTGTCCGGGCTTTATTGATACGCAACTCACCGACGCGTACTTCGCTGGCCGAAGCGATCCCGAAGCCGCCCGCGAGGAGATGATACGGGACTACCCGCTCCAGCGACTGGGCGAAGCCGAAGAGATCGCGGACTGCGTCGTCTTTCTGGCCAGCGAGGAGTCCTCCTTTGTCACCGGACACGCGCTGACGGCTGACGGCGGCTACTCGATATCGTGA